One Candidatus Nitrososphaera evergladensis SR1 genomic window carries:
- a CDS encoding bile acid:sodium symporter family protein, which produces MVEKYAPKRELDKNDILLFVAIVASMSAGVLVPSVGRIFQPYLLVWLGGLLFLNLIRMDLGELASTFKTPKKLAILSVTKLLILPLLMYAITKIVYEPLAIPVLLLSGISTGLGAPFVINVTLEGEKNRRQLSLVVAMVIVTSLAVPFVLPSMVYFLLGNSQFKIPILQMIFLLVTALFIPIAAGWFVKKRWPAVAEKVDKRSLPASIVFIALINFGVFAEFSNYFFKKPEFLFVEITASFVLFAAYSAIGYFTGRIVSGKKGKRKELIATGIVVMSYVNNVLVVVFASQFFGPDYAALAAFYNLPYYGLILLLKKLITAEQVKSFS; this is translated from the coding sequence ATGGTTGAAAAATATGCTCCAAAAAGAGAGCTTGACAAGAATGACATTTTGCTTTTCGTAGCGATTGTGGCGTCAATGTCTGCCGGCGTTCTTGTACCCTCTGTGGGACGCATTTTTCAACCTTATCTGCTCGTATGGCTTGGCGGCCTTTTGTTTCTAAACCTCATACGAATGGATCTCGGTGAGCTTGCCTCTACGTTCAAGACTCCCAAAAAACTTGCCATTCTGTCGGTAACCAAACTTTTGATATTGCCACTGTTGATGTATGCCATTACAAAAATCGTCTACGAGCCACTAGCAATCCCTGTGCTATTATTGTCAGGCATTTCAACCGGCCTTGGAGCACCGTTTGTGATTAACGTTACTCTGGAGGGAGAAAAAAACAGGCGGCAACTGTCTTTGGTTGTCGCAATGGTAATTGTCACATCTCTTGCTGTCCCGTTCGTTCTTCCTTCCATGGTATATTTCCTACTGGGCAACTCGCAGTTTAAGATACCAATACTACAGATGATTTTCCTGCTAGTCACCGCACTCTTTATTCCAATCGCTGCTGGCTGGTTTGTAAAGAAACGGTGGCCTGCAGTAGCTGAAAAGGTCGATAAAAGATCATTGCCGGCGTCCATCGTATTTATCGCCCTCATCAATTTCGGAGTCTTTGCAGAATTTTCAAATTACTTTTTTAAAAAGCCCGAGTTTCTGTTTGTTGAAATCACTGCCTCGTTTGTCTTGTTTGCAGCGTATAGTGCGATAGGCTACTTTACTGGACGCATCGTTAGTGGCAAAAAAGGGAAGAGAAAAGAGTTGATTGCAACTGGCATAGTTGTAATGAGTTACGTAAATAATGTCTTGGTTGTTGTTTTTGCCTCGCAATTCTTTGGTCCTGACTATGCAGCCCTTGCCGCATTTTACAACCTGCCGTATTATGGACTAATATTACTGCTCAAGAAACTGATCACTGCAGAGCAAGTAAAGAGCTTCTCGTAA
- a CDS encoding glycosyltransferase: MSQPKFSNNNKKVAIIFCTKNSARTIENAIANVKQSPYAPSIIVIDGFSNDNTIELAKKAGATIAIEQPERKFPGKGIAMKAGLQEAEKMGAHIALFLDADIKNLTSEWVDALVEPVVERGYDMTRGFYERHPKDAAVTKLIARPMISVFFPELSGFEQPLSGEVCANIRVWTDLLKRNPPDGWGIDVWFLIEVAVLGHKVKEIFLGKKEHASFDAYREDVGKLSKMSEQVLFTIMQEAVKYNRLDAYRGVST; this comes from the coding sequence GTGTCGCAGCCCAAATTTTCTAACAACAACAAGAAGGTGGCGATAATTTTTTGCACCAAAAATTCTGCACGCACTATTGAAAACGCGATAGCGAATGTAAAGCAAAGCCCCTATGCTCCAAGCATTATTGTTATAGACGGTTTCTCAAACGACAACACGATCGAACTGGCCAAAAAAGCGGGCGCAACTATTGCAATAGAGCAGCCAGAGCGCAAATTTCCTGGCAAAGGCATAGCGATGAAGGCGGGTTTGCAGGAAGCCGAAAAGATGGGAGCACACATAGCGCTTTTTTTGGATGCTGATATAAAAAATCTTACAAGTGAATGGGTGGACGCACTGGTAGAGCCCGTGGTAGAGCGAGGATATGACATGACAAGAGGCTTTTATGAGCGGCATCCAAAAGATGCGGCTGTAACAAAACTGATAGCAAGACCGATGATTTCAGTATTTTTTCCAGAGCTGTCTGGTTTTGAGCAGCCACTTAGCGGCGAAGTCTGCGCTAACATCCGAGTCTGGACAGATTTACTAAAAAGAAACCCTCCTGATGGATGGGGGATAGATGTTTGGTTTCTTATCGAAGTGGCAGTACTGGGGCATAAGGTAAAGGAGATATTCTTGGGCAAAAAAGAGCACGCTTCTTTTGACGCATACAGGGAGGATGTCGGCAAGCTGAGCAAGATGTCAGAGCAGGTTCTGTTTACGATAATGCAGGAAGCAGTAAAGTACAACCGGCTTGACGCATACCGGGGAGTAAGCACCTAA
- a CDS encoding glycosyltransferase has translation MALSAINTLNEMGFQVDLASFTQPNVKEIKRDFGISDLAIRNVEKIDIFSLLQADKDDKSHDQAGSHSEAAAKVYGDDDRYDLVINTHGDLLPYYYHDDDEHDDNIKRTGLRKNFVTYCHFPLLPQLVDDGSYMKFINKWTSMDLAADKDPGRKILTSSRKMYDTMMQHANVVLTNSQFSRNAIEQHYNKVNPVVVYPPVDVKKFHDVFTYSGKKEENSILVLSRFSPDKQIENAVKVAGILKDKETSAKMTLAGNISEDDQQYLEKLKQMIDDSNLQDNVHIEVDVSFPRLLELMKQSKVFLHPLAGEPFGIAIVEAMSAGLIPVVPHVGGNTEFVPSEYQFHSLEEAADIIAKRALAASDSLQDRSKMGEIASRFSVGNFNKNLKSVISPLLVSAAGEEEKYAESV, from the coding sequence TTGGCACTCTCTGCCATCAATACCCTAAACGAAATGGGCTTTCAAGTTGATCTTGCGTCTTTTACGCAACCCAACGTCAAAGAGATAAAGAGAGATTTTGGAATCTCAGATCTCGCAATTAGAAATGTAGAGAAGATAGATATATTCTCCCTTCTGCAGGCAGATAAGGATGACAAATCTCATGATCAAGCAGGCTCGCACAGTGAAGCGGCAGCAAAAGTATACGGTGACGATGACAGATATGATCTAGTGATAAACACGCACGGCGATCTCTTGCCATATTATTACCATGACGATGATGAGCACGATGACAACATTAAAAGAACAGGCTTGAGAAAAAATTTTGTTACGTATTGCCACTTTCCGCTTTTGCCACAGCTTGTAGACGATGGCAGTTATATGAAATTTATAAACAAGTGGACATCGATGGACCTGGCTGCAGACAAGGACCCGGGGCGCAAGATACTAACAAGCTCACGTAAAATGTATGATACGATGATGCAGCATGCAAACGTTGTGCTTACAAACTCACAATTTAGCAGAAACGCAATAGAGCAACATTACAACAAAGTCAATCCAGTGGTTGTGTATCCTCCAGTAGACGTAAAAAAGTTTCATGATGTCTTTACCTATTCTGGTAAGAAGGAGGAAAATTCAATACTCGTGCTATCGAGGTTTAGTCCTGACAAACAAATTGAAAACGCAGTCAAGGTTGCTGGCATACTGAAGGACAAGGAAACCAGTGCGAAAATGACGCTTGCAGGAAACATTTCAGAGGACGACCAGCAATACTTGGAGAAATTAAAGCAAATGATAGACGACAGCAATCTGCAAGATAACGTCCATATCGAAGTTGACGTGAGCTTTCCACGCCTGCTTGAATTGATGAAGCAGTCAAAGGTGTTTTTGCATCCTCTGGCCGGCGAGCCCTTTGGGATAGCCATAGTGGAGGCAATGAGCGCAGGGCTCATCCCGGTGGTGCCCCATGTAGGCGGCAATACCGAATTCGTGCCAAGCGAATATCAATTTCACAGCCTTGAAGAGGCTGCGGACATAATCGCCAAAAGGGCCCTGGCGGCATCTGATTCTTTGCAAGACAGATCAAAGATGGGCGAAATTGCATCAAGATTTTCTGTCGGCAACTTTAACAAGAATCTAAAAAGCGTGATCAGTCCCCTCTTGGTGTCAGCAGCAGGAGAAGAAGAAAAGTATGCAGAGTCAGTTTGA
- a CDS encoding dienelactone hydrolase family protein: MQGRRRDYDNDDDDDKNEQSVDISLDSGVLLHGNLKVFDDDNNSLSKIVLFAHGSGSGRYSPRNRYVASVLNKTRIGTLLFDLLTEEEEIVDEQTRHYRFDISLLADRLVRVTDWLLLQNGGFANNNHLRIGYFGASTGAAAALVAAAERPNAVQAVVSRGGRPDLATTKSLAQVRAPTLLIVGQNDEPVIELNWEAFGNLQLLANDKKELVIIPGATHLFEEPGKLEQVAQLATSWFARFLGGDIKEKNHDEDGTKKSDMAAEATR, from the coding sequence ATGCAAGGGCGCAGAAGAGACTACGATAATGATGACGATGATGATAAAAACGAGCAATCAGTCGATATCTCGCTTGATTCAGGTGTTTTACTGCATGGTAATCTGAAGGTCTTTGATGATGACAATAATAGCCTGTCCAAAATAGTACTATTTGCCCACGGAAGTGGGAGCGGAAGATACAGCCCGAGGAACAGATACGTTGCAAGCGTGCTAAATAAGACGCGCATAGGCACTCTACTTTTTGACCTCCTCACAGAGGAGGAAGAAATTGTCGATGAGCAAACTCGGCATTACAGGTTTGACATCAGCCTTTTGGCAGACAGGCTGGTCAGAGTAACCGACTGGTTGTTGCTCCAGAATGGAGGCTTTGCTAATAATAATCATCTTAGAATTGGCTATTTTGGGGCAAGCACCGGAGCTGCAGCCGCATTGGTGGCGGCTGCAGAAAGGCCAAATGCAGTGCAGGCCGTCGTCTCGCGGGGAGGCCGGCCTGACCTTGCCACAACAAAATCTCTGGCCCAAGTCCGGGCGCCTACGCTCCTCATCGTCGGGCAAAACGATGAGCCCGTAATTGAGCTAAACTGGGAAGCGTTTGGCAACCTGCAACTACTCGCCAATGACAAAAAAGAATTGGTGATAATTCCCGGCGCCACGCATCTATTTGAGGAGCCGGGCAAGCTTGAACAGGTGGCACAGCTAGCCACAAGCTGGTTTGCGCGTTTTCTCGGCGGCGACATAAAAGAGAAAAATCATGATGAGGATGGCACCAAGAAATCTGACATGGCAGCAGAGGCGACGCGATAA
- a CDS encoding cysteine hydrolase family protein, producing the protein MVIDVQNCFMSEGGSYDILGINISDYNRVLPNICSMVSLCRDKGIPIFYMMAVREPSGVDLLTKTHKFLPKPREERIESAPICVKGTWDADIIDSIKKSVDTSSPNVIIKRRDSAFFGTELDKKLCDLKVDTVIICGVDTSICVETSLRDAFNLGYDVVLVSDATASMDAKRYECTLEDVRNFFGLVLDSKSLLKEVGQQVPEKDYYHLYRK; encoded by the coding sequence TTGGTAATAGACGTTCAGAACTGTTTCATGTCAGAGGGAGGCTCGTATGATATTCTAGGCATAAATATCTCTGACTATAACCGTGTGTTGCCAAACATCTGCAGCATGGTCAGCCTGTGCAGGGACAAAGGAATCCCCATCTTTTACATGATGGCCGTAAGAGAGCCATCCGGCGTCGACCTGCTTACAAAAACGCACAAGTTTCTACCCAAGCCAAGAGAAGAGAGGATCGAAAGCGCTCCGATATGTGTCAAAGGTACGTGGGATGCTGACATCATCGACAGTATCAAAAAATCTGTAGACACATCATCACCAAATGTGATAATAAAGCGAAGGGATTCGGCCTTTTTTGGCACAGAGCTTGACAAGAAACTCTGTGATTTAAAAGTTGACACCGTCATCATCTGCGGAGTAGATACGTCAATATGCGTCGAAACTAGCCTGAGAGATGCTTTCAATCTAGGCTATGATGTGGTACTTGTTTCTGACGCAACTGCGTCAATGGATGCCAAGAGGTATGAATGTACTTTGGAAGATGTCCGGAATTTCTTTGGCCTGGTGCTGGACAGCAAAAGCCTTCTCAAGGAAGTTGGACAGCAGGTGCCAGAAAAGGACTACTACCACCTGTACAGAAAATAG